In Papaver somniferum cultivar HN1 chromosome 1, ASM357369v1, whole genome shotgun sequence, a genomic segment contains:
- the LOC113325417 gene encoding thymidylate kinase-like has protein sequence MHLVVLLFLWPAHFRNFGAVSTPSLLRSSRVHLHFAVKSSSSKIQMENGTTDNPRGALVVLEGLDRSGKTSQASGLLSYLEGQGLSAELWQFPDRNTCVGKMISSYLSNKSELDDRTIHLLFSANRWEKRTLMESKLRSGTTLIVDRYSYSGVAFSSAKGLDTEWCKGPEIGLLAPDLVAYLDIPPQKAAERGGYGGERYEQLEFQKKVAQHYEMLHDPKWKTVDACLPMEEVAKQLREIVMDCVVNCRKGKPLTELWQRKV, from the exons A TGCATTTGgttgttttgttgtttctttggccTGCACATTTCAG AAATTTCGGGGCAGTATCAACACCTAGCTTGTTAAGGTCATCGAGGGTTCATTTGCATTTCGCTGTCAAGAGCTCCAGTAGTAAAATTCAAATGGAAAATGGTACGACTGATAATCCCAGAGGTGCATTGGTTGTTTTAGAAGGTTTGGACCGAAGTGGGAAAACATCACAAGCTAGTGGATTGCTCTCATACTTGGAAGGACAAGGGTTGTCAGCTGAGTTATGGCAGTTTCCAGACAGAAATACATGTGTTGGGAAGATGATATCTTCGTATCTTTCCAACAAGTCAGAATTAGATGATCGGACGATCCATCTTCTTTTCAGTGCAAATCGTTGGGAGAAGAG AACATTGATGGAGAGTAAGTTGAGGAGTGGGACAACCCTGATTGTAGACCGCTATTCTTACTCTGGAGTGGCTTTTTCATCTGCCAAGGGTCTTGATACTGAATGGTGCAAG GGTCCAGAGATAGGTTTGCTGGCTCCAGATCTAGTAGCATACCTTGACATACCACCACAG AAAGCTGCAGAAAGAGGAGGTTATGGAGGTGAGAGATACGAGCAGCTTGAGTTCCAGAAGAAAGTTGCTCAACACTATGAGATGCTTCATGATCCCAAATGGAAG ACCGTTGATGCCTGCCTTCCCATGGAAGAGGTAGCAAAACAGTTGAGGGAGATTGTAATGGATTGCGTAGTTAATTGCCGGAAAGGGAAACCACTAACTGAGCTATGGCAAAG GAAGGTGTAG